In Pelecanus crispus isolate bPelCri1 chromosome 13, bPelCri1.pri, whole genome shotgun sequence, the DNA window GCTGCAGGTGGGAACATAACCGTGTCTCTCCAGTTCTTGTTAGATATTGCAAGGCAGAAAAATCAGACGCCGCTGCCATTGATAAAGCCTTATTCCGGCCCCAGGCTTCCGCCTGACAGATACTGCTTGACAGCTCCCAACTACAGGCTGAAGTCCTTGCAGAAGAAGGTAAGGGGTTTGGGTAGGGAGGGATTCTCCTTACGCCCACGTTGTTTGTCAGGAATGTTCTTGGAATTGAGAGTTTTCCGCACCTCTGAAGGGATATGTGTGGGCAAATGCTGACCTGTGCACGTCAAAAGAGTGTTTGAAACTGGGTCGGTGGCCTTTACCTCCGGGAATTTGCAAGTATTCTTACTGTTCGTTAGTTTCAAACGCaaagtgtattaaaaaatgcatctttgaaTCTTTTTAGCGTTAAAGCAAAATTGATGAGTTGAATATCAGATTGTAAAAAGGCAAAAGTGAGGCTTTAGTATAGATATTAAAGGGTATTTTGTACTTAGACCTTAGCTGTTTCTGCTttagagggaagagaagagatttACTTTGCTTGCTGGAAAATGCTGCGTGTCTTGTCGTGTAGGATTCCATCTGTATTTCCCCCATTTTAAGGAAAGAATTTGAAAAGTTGAGCTTAAGGTTAGGTTCCAGGTGGTGACAGGGGACGTGTCTGGGTGCTAGCTGTAGAGCAGAAGAATAACTGTCGATTTGAATGTTCTAGTTACTCTTTCCGGTAGAAACGAACCCGATCGACCCGAGCGCTGTTTGCCAGATCAGCCGCCTACCGGGCGTCGGCACTGCGGCACGCCAATCCAGCTCACGCCGGTGACGCCGGCGCCGTGAAGAGTTGGAGAACTTTTGTGTTGGAATACAGATCGTGTATTGGCGCTGTGAAATAGGCTCTGTGTGGTTTCGTAGCAAGAACCGCTTCTTCTTCTCGTGTTAAGAACCGTTAATTTCTCACGGGATGCTAAACTGAACGTTCTCTCTCGACAGGTCTCTTCCTCTGCAGGCAGAATAACAGTCCCTCGCCTGAGCGTTGGTGCTGTGAGCAGCAGGCCCAGCACTCCTACTTTAGGTAGGCAACAGCTCCGGGGGGGGTTTCCCACGTTGatttcatgaaggaaaaaaataatgaggaGCGATTTAAAGCGTGCTTCAACCGCTGAGGATATCTTGGGTGCCACCTGAACTTAGTGTCGTTTGACAGCATcggaaaaattaaattaatttccaaaagaTTATTGTAATCTTTGATACATGCCTACATTGCTGACACcctgtatttttattcctgtattTGTGATAACTTCTATACCTGAAGAGAGTATTCAAGAAACTTAAATaagtttgaggtttttttcctcagcgTAAGCACCACACTGAACTAAAAAATagcactaaaaaaaattcacttttaaaGGTTCACCACATTTATGTCTGAGCGTGTGCACTTACGTATTAATGTGTGTTTGTAGCCTAGAATTTTCTAGGTCTTGGGTAAATTTGCAGTTCTGCCTGAAAATCTGACTCCTGCATATCCGGCATGTTCCTGTCTGTTccctctgctttgaaaataatagGTTCCACATTTATGagtgccattttttttttaatctatcttTTGACTGAGTTGTTTTGAATTCCAGGTACACCTTCAGCACAAACGGTATCCGTCTCAACAAAAGTTGGCACTCCCGTGTCGCTGACCGGTCAGAGGTTCACCGTACAGATCCCGTCTTCTCAGGCAGCAGTCAAGTCAGGTAAAACACAAGCGGTGAAGATCAGCAGCGCGTTTTAGCGTCCTTTTTAGCagaatggaaattaatttacagTAGTGATGTGGGAAATGGCTTcacctcttctgttttttaatatttgctaaCCTTTTGTGTCTCCTGACGTAAAGCAGGCTGGCCTCTCTCTGGTCATTCTGGTCACTTCTACTTTTAATTCCTATTTCTAGCGCGGTGGTGTCAACCGAACACGCAGCGTTTCAGGCGGATTTCCCTGACGCCTTAACTGCCACCTTTGTGCTCTCGCTCTTCTGTGCTCACCCCACCAgtattttcctgtcttctctgCTTCACACTCAGGATCATTCTGGGGTTTTCAGCCCAGAATGTTCTAGTAGCACACTGCTTTATTGGGTTGGAGGTTCTGTTTTGGTGTGGGAAAACCAAGTGtcatttttttcaagcttttcactcaatgacttttttttttttttcacagccaCACCAACTACTCCAACAGTTCAGAATGTTCTAATTAATCCTTCGTTAATTGGACCAAAGAACATTCTCATTACTACAAATATGGTGTCGTCACAGAATACATCTAATGAATCGAATCCCTTGAAAAGGAAGCATGAAGATGATGACGACTATGATAACTTGTGAAGAGACTGTCCGGtccccttcccttctgcagTGATTCATATTGAGTCTGATAAAGTTTTTGCCAAGAGTTCTTTGTAAACGGTGTGAGAGCGTGTAAATACTCCATTAATACGCGGTTGGGTGTGGAGTGAGGGAGCGAGCGTTGCctgtggaaagaggaaaaagccaaCTTATTTCTCCCGTGGCCCATAATGTCTTCGGAACCTCGGCAGCAATGGTGAGCGCTGGTCAGCGTCGCACAGGACGGTCTTCGCATCTCTCCCGCCGCCTTATTTCTGACAGACGTGTCCGTGTCTCTCGAGCCTGCTGCGCCAGGTGCTGGTAGTGCTGCCCCGTGCCAAGTACAgataatttttagaaaacactGGCTGGTGTGATGTAGATATTAACttcaaataacagcaaaaacagAGTCCTGGGGGAGGTGGGGCGTAGCTGGGGAAtatcagccttttttttttctttttttttttccgctcCAAATACATTTGCTGCTTCTAGGTTGCGTTAGCTGCGTACGCTGTTCTCCCTGTGCAGTTCCAGTGGGCGTGAAGATTATTTGTTTTAACAGTAGAAATGTGGAtcagagggagaggaggggctTTCTGGGGAACACTTACTTCAGCTGACCGCCGGTATCCTTCACCCAGGGTTTCTGTTGGCTTACACCAGTACCCGCAACTCAAAAGTTAGAGAAGAGGTAAAATCCCAGCCAcgatttctttatttatttccaaagaGCTGCGCCTCTGTCAGTCGCCGCTTCGTTAAGCTTGTGCTGATGCGTGTATGGAATAAAACGTCGCCGTCACCGTGGGGCGAAGGGCAGGGGGCCCGAGCTCGGTGGCGAGTGTCTGGCCTGACGCCGCGGgtacctgcagctgctgttgtggtGTAGCGAGATCCCAGGTCTGCTCTGCTAAAAGCCTGAATAAATTTAATGTGGTTTTATATATGAAACAATCAAGCGGTGCGTGTTTTTTAACGATGTCTGGCGGTAAAGGCTGTAGCTTGTGCTGCCCTCCCTAATGCAGCTTTTCTCACGCAGAGCTCGACGTGACTTAGGCTGGAGGAGCGCTTGCACAAATTGCGGCTCGGTTGCAAATGCAAAATCACCGATTTCCCATGATGGCCCTTAAGAGGTTCACAAGTAATCGAAGGGACCGGCTTTTAAAATGAGGCAGAAACGCATCCTGCCTCTGTGACAGTTTTTTTTCAGGAGTGAAGTCGACTGTCGGCCCCGTGCGCTTTGCCCCGCGCTGGCTCCTGAGGCTGCCGCGTCCGCGCCGCTCTTTGTAGCCGCCGCCGTGTTTTCAggttgcttttttattttgggcTTGAAGAAATGCCCGATAAAACCGGCTTGGCGCTGCGGGAAGAGGAAGAGCGCGCGGGTGACTTCGCCACCTGAAGGTTTAGGtgaagaggggaggaaaaactCAACTCGGCAGcgtggggggaaggggaaacagGCGGTGGgcacggcggcggggccgggggtcccaGCCACAGCCCCCCTCCCGCAGACCCCCTACGTAGACGTGCGCTTGTGTCACACGCGTGGCCTCCTGGGCACCGCGCCTGCGTGGCGGGGTTTCTATACacgcacacatatatatgtgtgtgtatgtggcaggtggttttttatatatatgtatgtatacacacacacacaaacatatatatataaaaaattgtaTTATACACTCTTGAACTCTCCCAGCCAGctattcttttatatatatagctaCAGTATATATAGAACATAGTGTGTACATAGACACTATGGTGTAGTTAATTATGCATGCGCATAAACACACTCAGCCactctttttatatatataagtgtgtgtatatatatgtatttatacgCATAAACACACTCAGCCactctttttatatatataagtgtgtgtacatatatgtatttatacaccCTTTTTATATAGATGTGTAACATACACAGCATACAACATTTGACAACGTATATAacacatgtaatttttttttttcaattatacACATCCACAGTCTCACAGAGGTTATTCTTACATATATACTATTCAAATACATAGGTATAAATAAAACTACATGATATCGTTTCTCCCCCGCTTCTTAAATTACTtagtgtatatatgtatttagcCATACATACACGTGTAGGTTTAGTTTATGCGTGCACGTGCTGTCACCGATttcacatgcatgcacacacttaAACACGCTGTCTGTAAAGGCACACATGGGCTCAGCcactctttcatttttatataaaaggataaaataacAATACATAATAtatagcaaaacattttttatatatatagacaGCGTATTTTATATATGTTATGTATCATGTACCCTATTATTCATATTTATACTTGATATTAAATAATACATACCTatgtttattattatatattagaACAGTatttataattatatattaCAGCCATATACCTCCCCCCCACAACCCCTCCCCAGTCTCCCTTTATGCACCTATGGATATTTGTGCTCTCAGGTGCCCGTTTTCACCGCTACAATGGGATACGTAAAGCTCATGGGTAACAGCTACTACAGAGCGCAGCTCGTGTGTATGTACACACCCACTCGCTCTGACAGACCCCTGGTCTTCTATATACTGTAATATATAGGTATACAAAAATTGTATTATATTGgctctgtatttaaatatttatgaaccACCCCCCACTCACTCTTGCTCGCACATAAtgtattcttttaaatacatctgTAGTTGTACTCTGCACACGCAGCTCAGAGAACCTTTCTATATACACACTCTGCACAGCACATAATATTACAATGTGGTGTAACATATAATATATGATATATTATCTAGCATCTATAATAATACATATATAGTGCAGCTAAAACACACTGAAACCTATGcttttacatacatatatgctttttttataCCCTATGCACACACCCCCTCgtgtgtttgtatatatatatatatatatatatatatatatatatattaaaaacacaccccacatatattaaaaaaatatattcaatatGCAATATATACAATAACATAAACCATACCACAATAGAGACCATATAACAGTATCATATAATGCTGATATATCATACAGCTTCTATataacacacacatttttatacGCGTATTTTTggtgtgtatatatttaaaaaacaaaacaacaaaaaaaaaaaaaaaccccacagttggacttgatgctCTTAAGGGtctttcttttccagcctaaatggGGCTGAGAGTGTCTATACATACAGAGCAGACTTTTAGCTAGCTAAAACATATATCTTCTTATATTATCGATAACACAATCTATAATATACtattgtatatatataaaatatagacACACATCCACACTCAATGctcacaaatactttttttttttttttttaagtatatgtAACATGCtaatatatgtataaatttaTAGTCTCACATACATGCACTCTCTTGTTCACGCAGTGACACCCATTCTTATATAAGTCTGCTCTACAAttcctctgtctgtctgtcttgttttttggtttggtttgggggtttttttgttttgttttttaaattttatttcatatataacAGGGGGGATGATGCTGCCCACAGCACTCAGGACTGTTGTGGGCTCCTGGCACCGCACCGACAGCACCCACAGCCGCTGGGCTGGATTCACGCCCCGCGCGCGTCCCGTGGCCCACGTGGCTCCACGCCCGCTCCAGCTGGCCGAAGTGTGGCACGGCTCGGCCCAGCTTGGCATGGCTCAGTGCAGCTTGGCACAGCTTGGCATGGCTCGGTGCAGTTTGGCACGGCTTAGCGTGGCACAGCTTGGCATGGCTCGGTGCAGCTTGGCACGGCTCGGCGTGGCGCGGCGCAGCTTGGCATGGCTCGGTGCAGTTTGGCATGGCTTGGCGTGGCGTGGCACAGCTTGGCATGGCTTAGCCTAGCTTGGCACACTTTGACCCAGCTCGGCATGGCTCGGTGCAGCTTGGCATGGCTTGGTGCAGTTTGGCATGGCTTGGCTTGGCATGGCTTGGCATGGCTCAGTGCAGTTTAGCATGGCACAGCTTGGCATAGCTTAGCCTAGCTTGGCACACTTTGACCCAGCTCAGCATGGCTCGGTACGGCTTGGCTTGGCGTGGCATAGCTTGGCATGGCTTAGCCTAGCTTGGCACACTTTGACCCAGCTCGGCATAGCTCGGTGCAGCTTGGCATGGCTTGGCATGGCTCGGCACAGCCCTCGCTGGCCCAGGCAGTGGCTCGGGGTGCCAGGCGCTGCCGGTCAGGCCCATCCTGGGCCTTGGGGCTTTTGCGGCGCTGGGGGGAAGCGGCTCCGCCAGCTCCCTGTCCCGGTGGGAGAAGCACCTCGCCGGTGTCTCCAGCACGACGCAGCGCGGCCCTCGCTAAACCCAGCGCCCAACCAGGAGCAGCCGGGCAGTACGAGGGGACCAGATTAACacaatgctgcaaaaaaaacccccaaaaacctaAACACCCCATTTTTCTGATTTACAGCTTTGCTTCTTTTACAGCTTCTCTTACGGTCCCTGCCCTGTCACATCAGAGGTGTGGCAGGGCTCAGGGCACGGGCAGGTGAGCTCTGCGCTACCTGGATTCACGTTCACAAAACATCCTCTTCCAGCAGCGGCAGACCAAAGCCGGTTGGGCAAAGCGGACTGCTGTCCCAGGCTGCTGCTCGTCTTCCAGCAAGGCAGCAGCGTTTGGGAAAGGCGAAGAGAGGCCTGAATTATTCGGGTGAATTATTTCATAATCCTGTCTACAAGTAGGACAAGTTTGCTTAAACCACAGGCATGTGTTACTGGGTGTTTCACCTGCACCAAGATTTGTTGCCTTTGTGCTGTGTCTTTGTTCCTCAAATACGAAATGATGCTGACTCACAGTTTCTAAACCCCTGCGTAAAGAACAGGAAGGTTTGTAGGCTGAGGTGGATGCCCTTTCACTGGGTGAAGTCCTCACAACTTACAAGCTTGTTTAAATCACTTTGAAGCATTTGTTTCAATGACTATCAGGGACTTTCATATGCTTGGAAAGCAAAAAGGGGACTGAAGTGAGAAGAGCAGCCATCTCATAGCTCTTTATTGAGTGGACCCTACGTGACCACATGGGATTGGGTCTTGGCTTGCTGCTTTCACAGGCAACGCTCACCTGTGCCACACAGAGCACCCAGCATGGTTCTATCAGCAAGAGCGCTGCCAGGTACAgggtttcattttctgttctgacCAGGCCCCATAAGAAAGTTAGATTGCTCATTGCCATTGCTACTAATTTTGTTTAGGAGAAATCAGGCAGTTATGTTTATTAAAGGCATGTCTGGACATGAGAAAAAGCCTGCTCAGCTTGCACTGAGCCAGAAGCCCCATAATATTGCACCAAGCCCAAGATGATGAACATCAAGGGCTCTCGGAGCTCGGGGAAGGTAGAGTGGTAGCATATCATCCATCTGCAAGCATAAGTTGATGTGGTCAATGCTAtcactggagggaaaaaaaaaattacagcctCACTTTTTCTTCATGCTGTGACTCAAATTAGGATGCAGTAgcaaggaggggaaaggaaagcagtaGTAGCCTACTCTTTGAGTAAGGTACAACAGGAAGAACTCTAGAGCTAAGCCTACTGGCAGTCAGTACAGTGCTGCCAGAATGGTTTTGAGACCAATTTTAATTGCAGAGTGCCTATGGTTCACTGTACACAACACTAAAATTAAAAGTCACGGTCTTTTTATTAGAGCTACAAAACCAAGTTAAAATTACTACAATATTCACAATACAGCTAGCAAGTTTCTAACTTCATTGAACAAGGCATGACCAGTACCCCAGAGGAAACACTGACCAGTTCGTCACTGCTAGCTAGTTTAAGACTACAGACAGTGCCTCCTCGGGATCGAGCACCAGGGGATCTCACACAGCAGCTTGGAACAGCTCCTCATGCTGTAGTGGAAGAGGCAGTGGGCAAATTTCCAGTGCAAATGCAAAGTTCTTTCAAGATTACGGATTAAACTGTACCCAATGTGTTCACAGCTCAGGATGAGGAAGGCAGCTGGAATGACTAACCTGGGTAAGTCACCTCCACTCGCTACAgaaatttcagaggaaagagTTTCTTTCCCAAGACCCACacatacaaatatttacaaagaatCAGACAATCTAGCAAGACCTAGTGTTTGACTCCCTTGCTGAAGCCAGCAGCTGTCAGGCACAACAGTCACCAGGCTTTTGCTGCAGGAAGAGACCCCAACCCTTTTTTAAAAGGTCACCAGCAACGTGGTCTAAAGAAGCACAACACAACCCAGTCACGGGGCACCTTCTGGGCTCAGTCAAACTCCTCTTTGATGGGGGTGCAGCCTGAGAAGAAGCTGGTATTGCTACTCAgaattctcttctttctctttacaAATGGCATCTGGTTCTCCTGGGACTCCTCATCTCTCAcgagcagggaggcagcagtgctgggcttCTTCATGAACACCTCTTGGTCTGTGATATCCTTCAGGACCTATCGGAAGAGCAAGGAAGACAATTTTGGCATCAGTCACTGCCCCGAAGAAGCCAGCCAGCTTGCACTGCAGCTCAGAGGCAGCACATACAGAAGTTACCAGGCCAGCATCAAGAGTTGCTTAATTTCTTTACTCAAGTCAAAATTCTAAGGACAAATTCAcgggcagagcaggaggagacaGCATTTGGAATAGTGTGCAGAGGGTACACATGGGATCAGTGAATTCGTTTAGCTGAGGCAAAGTTACAGCTGCAAAGACAGAGCACACAACGGCTTAAGAACAGTAAGTTTGGACATAGACAGATAAGATTTTGTCCTATGAGCTCCTCAATTACCAGTCTGTTATTGCTGGAGGGTGCAGCAGGCAAGCACAGTAAGCCTGCATGGCAAAGTTCTAGTATGAAAATCTTAGAATTCAGCAGACTCAAAACTTAAATACAAGCTGGCTCAACAGCTGTAGCCTGTTCAGAATTTTCTAGCAGCAGTCTAtcatcttgggtttttttttaacttgttaaGATCCATCACGAGCTGTAAACAGGGTGTGCACACATTCAGAACCACCGCTCTTTTGTCTAGCTTCAGGCAGTACCTTTGTGGTTGGTGTGACGCACACAGGCTGGAAGAAGGTCTCTCCTGCAGTCACTTCAGTGGGGTCTTCCAGTTTGAAGGAGCCTTCAGAGTCCCTCGTTTGGTTCTCACACAGTGTGGTGTCCTGAGGGGCAATACTATTTTGAAGCACTTTTACAATATCCATCCCTTCCTTTCCCAccaacagctgaagaaatacTAGGGGTCCCCGAGCCAccttctctccagctgcaaagtAATTCATAGTACAGGATGCTAGATGCCTCTGTCAGGCAACTGGTTTTGTAAAATAGTCAATAATTAAAGACTTACTATGGGAGGTCTCTGCTTCTAATCTCTAAGATCCAAGAGCAAGGCAGACATTTCTAGCAAGAGTTCTAATGACCATCAGTTGCTCATGAACCTTCCTGATGCTACAACCTCCTCCCCAAATTATCTCTtccattcttaaaaaaaaaaaaaagatctgaaaatgAGTTAAGTTCTTGTGCCATCTGAAGCTAAAGgtacaatttttatttactaaGTGCAAAAGAAAGACTTAAATTGTTTGTCTTCAGATTCATGGCTGACAACTTGCCAGTTGTAGGTAAATCTACATGACGGGACATCATGCAAATTTCTGTATTTAGTGCTGGTACTGCAGTGGAAAACTTTGTTACCACAGATAAACACCGAATCACAGCGACATCTACAAACGCTTCAGAAAGGCGCACAAGCTTTAGCTTGACAAACTGTGCACGTACGCTAACAGCATAACCGCTTATCCACCCATCCAGCTTTGCCTAAACGC includes these proteins:
- the TAF9B gene encoding transcription initiation factor TFIID subunit 9B isoform X1, translated to MEPAKMASPKSAPKDAQVMAQILKDMGITEYEPRVINQMLEFAYRYVTTILEDAKIYSSHAKKSSVDADDVRLAIQCRTDQSFTSPPPRDFLLDIARQKNQTPLPLIKPYSGPRLPPDRYCLTAPNYRLKSLQKKVSSSAGRITVPRLSVGAVSSRPSTPTLGTPSAQTVSVSTKVGTPVSLTGQRFTVQIPSSQAAVKSATPTTPTVQNVLINPSLIGPKNILITTNMVSSQNTSNESNPLKRKHEDDDDYDNL
- the TAF9B gene encoding transcription initiation factor TFIID subunit 9B isoform X2, translated to MEPAKMASPKSAPKDAQVMAQILKDMGITEYEPRVINQMLEFAYRYVTTILEDAKIYSSHAKKSSVDADDVRLAIQCRTDQSFTSPPPRDFLLDIARQKNQTPLPLIKPYSGPRLPPDRYCLTAPNYRLKSLQKKVRGLGRITVPRLSVGAVSSRPSTPTLGTPSAQTVSVSTKVGTPVSLTGQRFTVQIPSSQAAVKSATPTTPTVQNVLINPSLIGPKNILITTNMVSSQNTSNESNPLKRKHEDDDDYDNL